Proteins encoded by one window of Vicia villosa cultivar HV-30 ecotype Madison, WI unplaced genomic scaffold, Vvil1.0 ctg.002981F_1_1, whole genome shotgun sequence:
- the LOC131640166 gene encoding uncharacterized protein LOC131640166, with protein MGPPPAKLPPNYDANAHCDFHSGVVGHDIEHCIGFMHKVQDLIDSKAIEFTPTQGPNVVQNLMPPHGAHAANAIDVVEDAHLVKDAIELGSLLPLLKKELLKMGLYSGCGEFCIDFENEVNVASVPYTPAKIPIHARAPPLVITLPGPVPYNSEKAIPWNYGGEVFYQGAKYEIKMPVKKEDVDNVVGIGRMTRSGRIFNPPQNARDDNAEALAQAKGKRVVEDTVEQGQSSNSEDTVAKEMEEFLKIIKKSEYKVVDQLSQTQSKISILQLLLCLETRRNALLRLLSTAFVLPEISMNQLEGVVSNINAGNGLGFTDADLPSEGRNHNRALHISVECKGTMLSRVLVDTGSSLNVLPKSSLMRLDYSGVEIRPSELTVRAFDGSKRSMFGEVDLPIMIGPQLFTITFFVMDIHPSYSCLLGRPWIHAVGAVTSTLHQKLKFATQGKIVTICGEEEHVVSHLASFRYIELEGEVHETTCQAFEAVQTIKIPYVENKKLEAPMSSLKEAKAVVESGHPEGWGRFGQSSSNGASEKPGTFVPNKFSSAGIVKDHICVADDDMDSDYDIEEWIKPCVPEQKLLNWSSEDIISISFDQKSTSPPDSVDNDLAMPRYDFDIPIYTAEEGDEEDCELPDELSRLLPLKEYSPPIKQKLRRTRPNMSKKIQEEVQKQFDAGFLAVTVYPPWVANIVLVPKKDGKERMCVDYRDLNRASPKDDFPLPHIDVLVDNTAQLSVFSFLDGFSGSIK; from the exons ATGGGTCCTCCACCTGCTAAGCTCCCTCCTAACTATGATGCAAATGCTCACTGTGATTTTCATTCTGGGGTTGTTGGTCATGATATTGAACATTGCATAGGATTCATGCATAAAGTACAAGATCTGATTGATTCGAAGGCTATTGAGTTCACCCCTACTCAAGGGCCTAACGTTGTTCAGAACCTTATGCCTCCCCATGGAGCTCATGCTGCAAATGCCATTGATGTTGTTGAAGATGCTCACCTAGTCAAAGATGCGATCGAACTAGGTTCGTTGTTGCCATTATTGAAGAAGGAATTATTGAAGATGGGTCTATACTCTGGTTGTGGAGAATTCTGTATTGACT TCGAGAATGAAGTCAATGTGGCATCCGTCCCGTATACTCCTGCCAAGATTCCAATTCATGCCAGAGCACCTCCTTTGGTCATTACATTGCCTGGTCCTGTCCCGTATAATAGTGAAAAAGCAATCCCATGGAATTATGGGGGAGAAGTGTTCTACCAAGGGGCCAAGTATGAGATTAAAATGCCAGTTAAGAAAGAAGATGTGGATAATGTTGTTGGCATTGGGAGAATGACAAGGAGTGGTCGTATTTTCAATCCTCCCCAGAATGCCCGTGATGATAATGCCGAAGCTCTAGCTCAGGCTAAAGGGAAAAGAGTGGTAGAAGACACGGTGGAGCAAGGGCAAAGCTCTAATTCGGAAGATACTGTGGccaaagagatggaagagttcttaaAGATCATCAAGAAAAGTGAGTATAAAGTGGTTGACCAACTGAGTCAAACTCAGTCAAAGATTTCAATTTTACAGTTGCTTTTGTGTTTGGAGACACGTCGAAATGCTTTGTTGAGACTTCTAAGTACTGCCTTTGTCCTTCCGGAGATCTCAATGAATCAACTTGAAGGAGTGGTGTCAAACATCAACGCTGGTAATGGATTGGGATTCACTGATGCAGACTTGCCTTCCGAAGGCAGAAACCACAATAGAGCTTTGCATATATCAGTAGAGTGTAAAGGGACTATGTTATCACGTGTTCTCGTGGATACTGGATCTTCTTTGAATGTATTACCGAAGTCGTCTTTGATGAGGCTAGATTATTCTGGTGTTGAGATAAGGCCAAGTGAATTGACGGTGAGAGCCTTTGATGGCTCGAAGAGATCAATGTTTGGGGAAGTTGACTTGCCAATAATGATAGGTCCCCAGCTCTTCACCATTACTTTCTTTGTGATGGATATCCACCCGTCTTATAGTTGTCTCCTGGGACGTCCATGGATCCATGCTGTTGGGGCCGTGACTTCCACATTGCATCAAAAACTCAAGTTCGCAACTCAAGGAAAGATAGTCACCATATGTGGGGAAGAAGAACACGTGGTAAGTCATCTCGCGTCTTTCAGGTATATTGAGTTGGAAGGAGAGGTCCATGAGACAACATGCCAAGCTTTCGAGGCTGTCCAGACTATCAAGATCCCCTATGTTGAAAATAAGAAGTTGGAGGCCCCCATGTCTTCACTAAAGGAAGCTAAAGCTGTGGTTGAATCTGGTCATCCCGAAGGATGGGGCCGA TTTGGTCAGAGTTCATCTAATGGGGCCTCCGAGAAGCCCGGAACCTTCGTTCCGAACAAGTTCTCTAGTGCTGGCATTGTCAAGGATCATATTTGTGTTGCCGATGATGATATGGATAGCGATTATGACATCGAGGAATGGATCAAGCCGTGTGTCCCAGAACAGAAGCTTCTCAACTGGTCGTCCGAGGACATCATCTCAATTTCTTTTGATCAAAA ATCCACTTCTCCTCCAGATTCTGTTGATAACGATCTTGCTATGCCTCGCTATGACTTCGACATTCCTATTTATaccgctgaagaaggggatgaagaaGACTGTGAACTCCCTGACGAGTTGTCTAGATT GTTACCTCTTAAAGAATATTCTCCGCCTATCAAACAGAAACTCAGAAGAACACGTCCtaacatgtccaagaaaatccagGAAGAGGTTCAGAAGCAGTTTGATGCAGGTTTTCTCGCTGTAACAGTTTATCCACCATGGGTCGCCAATATTGTACTAgtacctaagaaagatgggaaGGAACGAATGTGTGTCGACTATAGAGATCTGAATAGAGCgagcccgaaggatgatttcccgcttcctcacattgatgtgcTAGTAGATAATACTGCTCAGCTCTCGGTTTTCTCCTTCTTGGACGGTTTTTCTGGTTcgatcaaataa